TTTACTgtttttgccataaaatgcacTAGATCTCGCTTACTTCAAGAGGAGCTCTACAACAACCGTGAAGAGAAAGTGGCAACACCCAATAATCACAAATAACAAACAACAATAGATATGACAGCATAATGCAcactgaaaaaaaaaaacagccaACATGTGCAAGCCTAGTAAACAAGCAAACAACATACTGATGTGGGAGCAAGGGCGGACGACGTTATTCCTCGGATGAAAAAAATCATCTCATATTCAAAGGTTGTGTCTTTTTCTTATTTTGCCTAGAAAGTGGTACTTGGATGAAACCAAACTTCTTCTTGTGAGTAATGTATTGCTTGTGTACATTCCCATCTTTCGTAGCCTTTGCAGGATTCAATATGATCCCACTTTGCTCGCGCAGCATTTGGCTAAAAGACACATGTTGTCTTTCAGTGTGGCTTTCCATATGCTTGCCCATGACAATATGATCATCTCGCAAAATCAGCTTCCTGCTCAGTATATCTCCAATCGATATTGATGATCGAAAGACAGGGACAGGTTTGTCATTGACATTGTCTGGTTCATTGTCATCAACCAGCCGAGGGTTTCCATGACTAGTATGAGATGGCTGCGGATTTCTGAACTTATATTTGGCTGAGTTATGCCCCGAGTAATGCAGTTGCGTATGCTCTGATCTCTCCCTATAGAAACCATCTTGTTCAATAAGACTTCTTTGAGTACCATCTTCATTGTCCAAAGCCTCTTCTAGAGTACTCCTGTTGTGTCTAATATCCTTGGTAGTTTCCTCCATCTTCTTTGTAATAGCGACCTCAGATTGATTTGCTTCATTAGTTCTACGCATAGTATTCCGTGTCTACGAATTTTGTTTTGCATAGCTCTTCAGCTTGCTGTGCTTTCCGGGCAAGAGCATAATATTCTTCGTATGAAATTGTGATCCCCTCGGGTTTGTGCTGAACAACATCGGAAGAATTCTTTCCATTCAATAAAGCCTTCCTTTCTGCAAAAGCAATTGCTTCCACAGCTTTAGCTGCTTCTTCCATCTTTTTCGCAGCATGCAATCTCATTTCAGCCATTCTAATACTTGCCTTTGTTCGTTCGATCTCTGACATTGCCTTCATCACCTCATATCTTGAAGCTTCTgccattttcttgaattgctcTGCTTCAAAGCTCAACTGCTTGAGCTCTTTGTTCATAGAGTTATCAAAACTGTCTCCATTTGTGTTGTTTTCCTCAATGGAGAACCCTGTTGCTGAAGTGAGGGACTTCCTCTGACTGCTTCTGTCGAGCATTACCTTATCTTTCTCCATTTTCTTATTCAGTGTCTCAACAGAAGATCTAATTACAGTAAGGTCTATTGACATTTTGTTAAGGTCTAATTTTGCTTGGTTCAATTCCATTAATACATGTCCCGGGGACTGAAGTGGACAAAGACTCAAGTTTTCTGCTGACTGTTCGCTAGGTGTTGGTGTTTGGCTCTCCGGATTTAAACCGGAACTGGACACAAACTCAGACACTTCTTGCATCAAATTTACTTTCAACCCTTCAACAAATCTTTTAGCTGCTTCCACTTCCCTCAAAACATTGAGGGCCTCCTGTTCCTTCACAATCAAGTCTTTCTCAAATTTTACTGCTTGCTCCTCCATTTTGCCCACGTCTACAACTTCCCTATCATGCTGCCAACAACAGTAGAATCTCATCAGTGAATGTGTTGATAAACACCAAAATGCTAGTACCCAATTATGCATTATCATCAAAAGGCTCTTTAAACATACTATAACTGCTTTTATGAAATGTATGTAAAATGATAAAACACCGATGATCATCTGGCCTGTGTACTGTACTGCCATTTTACATGTTGCTAATGCGTGCAACAGCTAATACAAAGCATTAATCACCACCAACTGTCTATGGGCAGAATTGCGACCAAGAAGACTAATTAGATTCAGAATTGAACTTTCATGTTAATTCACCTAGTAACTAGTAGTATGGAACAGCAGAGAGAAAAATAGGATGTATTGTACACAAACTAGTATCCTAACTTAAGAAGTTAACTGTGAGTTTCTTAGGCATGTACGACCTCACCCCCAGAAATATCAACAAAGGCAAAAATCAGGAAAATTACTCCTGCGAGTAAAAATTTGCAACTTCAAGCCAGTAGGCACATCACGACACGTTCATATTAGATCTAACCCAAGGAAAATCAAGAAGGGAAACCAGTGTTGTACAAAGCCAGCCTAACACTTTTTGACATGGTGTGGTATTGTTCACCTTGGCTCCCGAAAGAAGTCACACTCACACCATTAAGAATATCCGTAGTTAtatgtagcttctttttattattaGGTCGAATGCGATACTTTGTTTGCACACCAACAAAATGAAAAACTAAAGAAATTAAAAATCTAACAAATTAAGCTGCTACAGCATAGGGTGAGTGTCATAATAACCAAGATTATATGGTATCACAAAGTTAACTTAACCCTTCTAAATGACAATTTGCCAAGCTTCAGGTTTGACTTCCATGTAGTTGAAATTACTAGATCAATTGTGACAATTGTACTTCAGCCCCCGGCTAGAAACTCtctgaaatgaaaaagacaaaGGGCAGTTTGGACTTACATCGTCGGGAGGTGGTAAACGGAGTAAGTGATGGGGAATCCAAGGGCCACTGCCCCCAAAATGGTCCACAGCCTCCTTCACCGACTCGAAAGGCAGAGATGTGTCAATTTCCACTCTTGGATTGCAGATAATTTTCTTGGTTTCAGCCGCTGCCGGTTCTCCATTTCCAGCCATAGAGCTGAATAAAAAGAGGAACAGAGAAATGAATGCTGGTTAGAATGTTGAAGTGAGTGAATGAGGAGTTAATTAACTagcagggtgccaaggtatttatGACAACGGTTCATTTATAGTATGAGAGCAGCAGGGTGCAGACTACAGACTTATATATAAAGTCTCATAATTCTTTAAAATGAAAACTCTCAGTTTTATGATGTATTAAATATACCATTTTACTTTACTACCTCCGTTCATTTTTAACTGTGCATTATtctaaaaaatagatttttatctttacttgtcacttttagtatatcaagagaaaataatttcttttttcatgttatacccacaatattaattactcatttcaaatcattttctcaaatccattaaaaatatacatcaattaatatgaatatcatggtaaattatgcacttcatttattatttcttaaggggtgtgcaaagtccatagtgaataagtaaaagtgaacggagggagtatctttaaatttttcattttgtaatcatgcaaatatcaaccataagtttcaaatttttttttttaaaaaaaacttgcCTAGTCAAACAAGTTAATTTAAAATGAACGAGGAGTATATATTATAAGTTCATACTCGTTGTCATAAAACAAAAATTACTACAAGAATAATAGGTAGTTCAAGATCACTCATTTTAAATCTGTAATTAGACAAATGGAATGAACAAATGTAATGATATTTGCAGTGAAATTGAGAGGTTGATGAAAATAATGGCTGGGTTGTGATGGTGATGATTATGTTTGGAATAGTCAAAAAATAGGACCATTGTTTTTATCATTCCATTGTTTACAGAGCACAAACCAATAATCCAAGTCGTGTTCAGTGAGAGCGTGTATGTGTATATGTGTGAGTGCAGATGAAAAAAGAGGAAGGAGGGGACAAACTAAAGCTTAAAGGGGAAAGTGGTCGTTAGTACATCAACTGTCATTAGGAAATTACTGTGAAAAGGAGTATAAAAGGATGGATTTTCACTTTGTTTTTTAAATGGTATACCAAGGACCACAGGAAAATTAAAAATCCCTTGTCACAATATCTCAatttgttccaatttatgtgtAAAACGGTTATGATTATGGTTAATGCTTCGAATTTCTTATGGAAAACGGTTACTTCATCAATGAAAGGGAGTCTTGGCATAGCCATTAAAGTTGCTGCTATTTGACTAGGAGACCAGGGGTGCGAGCCAtagaaacaacctcttgcagaaatgtaaggtaagactgcgtacaatagatcctTGTGATCCGGCCATTTCTCGAACCCCGCGCACAACAGAAGCTTAGTACACCAGACTGCCCTTAAAACAATCTCAAAATATATACTATATTTACATTCAAATGCGGACCTATTGTTATGAAGGAATAATAACACTTCTCACTTGTTGAATTAAAACTTTAGATTCGTTTCTGCTCATTTATTAAGGTTAGACAaactatcatatatatatatatatatatatatatatatatatatatatatatatatatatatatttttttttttttttttttggtatgatCCATATGATTACTTGTAATCGAACACATAGCTCGTTTTATTTATTGAATTtgcaattatttatttattttgaatatacaaaatttaagCAAAGCCTATATAATTCTCTAAACCCTCACCCCAACAAAATTTATAGCTCCACCCCATCCCCCAAGGAAAATGGGGGGAATAGGGCTGTGGTCAAATGTGGAGTTTCCTCGAAggtctctttgtttcttttctcctttttgttGTTTGTTCATATAAGTGAAGGGATTCTTTAAAGGAAGTTGGTAGAGAGAAATAAAtgagatatatattttttgatcTTGCCATGCTCGTAAAGTTATTTTCCGGCTTTGAGAAGGCAGTTGGCACTAGCAAAGATTGATTTGACTAAAGAGAAAAAGTGCAAATATAGAGAGAAAGCATTATATGCAACAATAAAAGCAGAAACAAAAAGCAGAGAACACACGGAATTTCACTTTGCAGTTTGCAATTCCATCCCATTATTGATGGACACACACACGCAATTGATTGCCAATGGAATTTTCCGTGATTATAGGGTCTTAGCTTTAACCATTCATTTCAATGAAATTTTTCTATATCCTTTTTAGCTCACCCTACTTTCCCATTTTAAAAACTTACTACTAAATCCAAATGTTTACTTTCTCATGCCATGGAATATTTCGTTTTCCGACGAAGAAcgttaaaaaaatttattttttttctttttaattgcttGTCTAACATAGTTGAATAGACAAGCGCTAAGATCTCAAACTCACATGCCGTTCGaaaaaatagtttaaatatatTGTCCTTCCGCATATATCATAGTAGCATAAACTttgttattaatttttttaagggCAAAGGAATATTATGCTACTATGGGGTTTGAACTCTCCCTCTCACCTTTGGAAGACAAGGGTTGGGAGCCACCAAGTGAGCTAGCCCTTAATCCCGTTTCTCTAAATTAGTCCTATAACTTTTTTAGGGTGTATTAACTACTCCATAAGCATTAATTTGGTCAAAAGAGATCCAGGGGGAAGTCAAATGAATAAACTTGTGTTGGTATATATGAAAGAGAGAGGCTACGTACGTACGCGGATGAAATGATTTGACAGGATTAATTAGTCAAATTTGTACTTCGCCTTTCTTATATTTAGTTATACTTTTCATCTGAAAGATCATCTATATATTCGCTGTATAGATATGAGTAATTTCATGATTTTGTGTCCTTAGAAATATTTCCAATACCTATATTTCGAATTTGCAATGCAGTGGAAGACCGCTCAGTCGCTCACATTCTCTCTTAAAATATTATACTATTAAACTCACTAACCCACCAATCTATGAGTTCTGATATGCATTTTTCTTTCCTGCTATTTTTATATTTCATTTACTTTTAATTATATCTCTTTTAAGTATGAAGTTGAGTATTACCTCAAAATTATGTATGCGTAACAAAATGTAATGATTCGTCAGGTAACGAGAAAATATGAGTAATCTCTCTGTCCTTTAAAAGCTCATGCACGTAATGAACACATTTATGAAAAGAGTACGAATTTAACCGATTCTCCCCTCGCCCCAATCAATTAAGCATCTCAGGTTATCAACAAGTTAATCAAATGTAAGATGGCAAATGCATATATTAATTGTTATCTTCAATATTTACCCACAAACAAGTTTAGACAGAAGAATATGATGGTGAGAGTGCTATAtagttattttttttgaaattaggTTTGATAGGTAATCACCATGATGATAAAAACATCTCACAATTTCATGATAAATCCGTGGAATTTTTACAAGTATGATTATGCTATTCACCAACCACTTATTTCACTACTAAGTTTGTCATGATTCATTAAGGAACTGCACATGCTGGCAACTACTGGATCCAAGAGATTTTACATCTCAACACTTAGCTAGCGTTGTTCAAAATTTTATAGTAATAAAGTCTATCTTAACTCTTTTATTAGTTTGGCATATTTGGTCAATACATATGAAAGCTTCCATTCATTTTCCTAGATGTGTTACCTTCTGGAATCAATCTTTAATTTGGCTTTTAGAAAATTTATATGTCACAAGTTCAATTATCGGCTGAAGTGCGATGTTacgatccgaaattcccaccttcaggaccgtgatggcgcctaacatttcacttgctaggcaagccaacgctagaaactgtttttagccattttaataatttaaattaaaCGATAACCAAGAAACTGAATAAACTGAAATAGAATGAGTAAACCAAAATAACAGCGATATCTAGATACAATCCCAGAACTGATGTCACAAGTATACGAGCGattagagtactacaaataatagtctgaatGAAAGCATAaatgtctgaaatgaaataaacaattAGAGTAATGTAGAAGGAgacttcagagctgcgaacgctatgcaactgtacctcaagtctccgtcaagCACCAgatccgagcaatctactgacaaccgttgggaccaactccaatatctgcacaagaagtgttgaatgtagtatgagtacaaccgacccatgtactctgtaagtaccgggcctaacctcgacgaagtagtgacgaggctaaggcgggtcacttataaTAACCTATacgcatcatcatcatcataagaataataataataatcatcatcataataataataataataataataataataataataataataataataataataataataataataataataataataataataataataataggaaaggAAAACAGAAAATGACGGCAAGGCATTTAACTAATGAAAACAAATTCAATCATCGAAATTAGTGAATCCAGAAATATCAGTCCTTAGAATCTCATATGAAAATACTGAAAgctaacacaatacaacaatgagtacaacacacacaattcattgcggcgcacaacctgatcccaccgtacaaacactatcctcccttatttcaccatatcaacatcaaaaatcacatataaaatctgttgcggcgcgcaaccgaatcccatcatataatcataatcaatatcataatcctcccttatttcacgatataaatatcaaaatcacatgtaaaatccgttgcggcgcgcaacccgatcccaccgtatcaatatcaaaatcctcccttattacatcatatcacaaccattgcggcgtgcaacccgatccataaataaattcaataattataatcaattcaacaattcaattcacaagaatctctacgattaaagaataggaaagcaaagCAATAAAGGAACCTCGTACCAAATCAAAGAATGCCACAATTAATACAAAGCATCAGACAAACCAAATATATGACAATTAAAGcgtacaagtaagacaattaaggcaagtatcaATTAATCATGAAATCATGGAAGAAACAAACATTTCAATACACGAGTAGATAAATGAcaagtaataagttacgacatagaaagcaattaaagcatgtaacaattaagacatGGAATAGGATAATAAATAAAATACGTGAAAGCatagaaataattaatttgacggcgtatatacactcgtcacctcgcatatacaccaTTACACATGTAATTCATATAACATGTCGTTCAAGGGTTCATAATTcactcaaatcaaggttagacccaacacttacctcgcttcgcaatcaactcaaagctcaactgGGGCCTTTACTCTAAAATtggcctccaaaccaatcaaatctaaccaaaatcgatttaatattatcaaacaatgccagggaaatcaattacaatagataacgcaaagatctttatacttttcccaaaaaatcaaccccgggccccgcttggtcaaaacccgaaattcagaccagaacccaattacccattcacccccgagcccgattatatgATTactttcgaaatccgacctcaatttgaggtctaaatcttaattttaAAAAACCTCCCAATTCTactcaaattcctaatttctaccatgaaaatcctagatatAATGATGAAAACACTTGAaaagtaatgggtaattgaaaggaaatagattaaagttgcttaccaatATTTTTGGGAAGAAAATCCTCTTAGAAAATCGCTTCTAGGGTATTtagggttccaaaatatgaaaagtGAGGCAAAAATCTCGTCCCTCAACTTTTTGTCCAGGCATAGATGTAGCAATTGCGACatttgcgaaccccgcaaatgtgagaaatccatcgcaaatgcgaagaactcATATCTCTGATGTCATCGCAAATACGATGATTTTGTTGGGACATCCACAAATGCGACCactttgatcgcaaatgcgaaccagccCAACCCAAcatcccatcgcaaatgcgaagaaactgtttgcaaatgcgaacctgatAGAGTTACTCCTTCTATTGCAAATGCGATCctaagctcgcaattgcgagaactgagacctgtgcaaaaaaaaaaaaaccagcaGACTCCTAACTCTATCAAACACTCCGCCACGCgttcgaaactcatccgagccccttaggctccaaatcaaatatgcacagaagtgtaataacatcatacgagcTTGCTAGCGcaatcaaattatcaaaataacacctagaactacgaatcagacatcaaaataaatgatattttcaaagaaactcaagaacatgcAAATTTACAACCGAaagtccgaatcatgtcaaatcaacttcgttttgcaccaaattttgcagacaagtcataaatagtgaaatgaacctataccaagttccggaaccaaaatccaaacccagtagcaacaaagtcaacctgcggtcaaacttaagaattctTTTAGCCTTCAttttactagttttcaacaaattacgttaaatcaagttaggaacttccgaattcgattccgggtatacgctcaagtcccaaatcacgatacagacccactaggatcgtcaaaatactaatccgggtccatttatacaaattgaccgtagtcaactcaaatgagttttaaggtaaaaaaatatattttcttcaatttttcacataaaaatattttcgaaaaaagacatggactgcgcatgcaaatcgaggaaggctaaacggATCTATTCGAGATCTCGAAACACagaaataaaggctaaaactcaaagtgacctatcaggtcatcacattaATTTCGAGATTTGAGACCTGTACAAAAAAACGAGTAGACTCCTAACTCTATCAAACATTCTGCCATGcgtctaaaactcacccgagcccttcgggctccaaaccaaacttgcacacaagtgtaataatatcatacgaacttgctcgcgtgatcaaatcaccaaaacaaTACCTAAATCTACGAATTAGACATaaaaatgaatgatattttcaaagaaactcaagaacatgcaaatttacaactggacgtctgaatcacgtcaaatcaactccgttttgcacc
This DNA window, taken from Nicotiana tabacum cultivar K326 chromosome 4, ASM71507v2, whole genome shotgun sequence, encodes the following:
- the LOC107813277 gene encoding LOW QUALITY PROTEIN: WEB family protein At2g38370 (The sequence of the model RefSeq protein was modified relative to this genomic sequence to represent the inferred CDS: deleted 1 base in 1 codon) — protein: MAGNGEPAAAETKKIICNPRVEIDTSLPFESVKEAVDHFGGSGPWIPHHLLRLPPPDDHDREVVDVGKMEEQAVKFEKDLIVKEQEALNVLREVEAAKRFVEGLKVNLMQEVSEFVSSSGLNPESQTPTPSEQSAENLSLCPLQSPGHVLMELNQAKLDLNKMSIDLTVIRSSVETLNKKMEKDKVMLDRSSQRKSLTSATGFSIEENNTNGDSFDNSMNKELKQLSFEAEQFKKMAEASRYEVMKAMSEIERTKASIRMAEMRLHAAKKMEEAAKAVEAIAFAERKALLNGKNSSDVVQHKPEGITISYEEYYALARKAQQAEELCKTKFVDTNTMRRTNEANQSEVAITKKMEETTKDIRHNRSTLEEALDNEDGTQRSLIEQDGFYRERSEHTQLHYSGHNSAKYKFRNPQPSHTSHGNPRLVDDNEPDNVNDKPVPVFRSSISIGDILSRKLILRDDHIVMGKHMESHTERQHVSFSQMLREQSGIILNPAKATKDGNVHKQYITHKKKFGFIQVPLSRQNKKKTQPLNMR